The nucleotide window GCGCTCGATACCGGCAACCGCGGCAAATGGCGCAGCCTGCAGGGCACCGCCACGTTCTGGGGCACGCTGGCGCGGGCGCGCGAGGCCAATGCCCAGGGCAAGCCGGCGCAGGCCGAAGCGCTGGCGCGCCAGGCGCTGCAGCAGCAGCCTGACAACGCCAACGCGCGCGCCATCCTGGCCGACGCACTGATCGCGCAGGACCAGCCGGCCGAGGCCGAACGGCTGCTGCGCGCCAACCTCGCCGGCCCCGAGCCCGACATCGGCAGCCTGCGCACGCTGGTCAGGGTGCTCAATGAAAGCGGGCGCAGCGACCAGGCCGGTCCGCTGATCGACAGCACCGCGAGCCGCCTCAAGGGTTCGTCCGAAGCCCTGCGCAGCCTGCGCGCCGAACTGCTCGCGCTGCAGGGCGAACAGCTGCTGGCGCAGCGCAAGCAGAGCCCGGCGCTGGCGCGGCTGGAAGAATCGATCCGGCTGGCGCCGCAGGATCCCTGGACCCGCTTCACGCTGGCGCGCGCCTACCGTGACCTGGGCCTGCCGGCGCTGGGCCGGCGGGTGATGGACGAAGGCGTGGCCGCGGCAGGCGCAGCCCAGAGTCCCCAGAGCACCGAGATGCGCTATGCCGCGGCGCTGTACCTGAATTCGGTCGACGACATCGACGCCGCCACTGCGCTGATGGCTGGCGTGCCGGACGCCGAGCGCTCCGACGGCATGCGGCGCCTGGCGGGCAACCTGGCCGCGCAGCGCCTGCTGCGCGAAGCGCGCCAGCTGTCCGCGCAGGGCCGCGAAGACGAAGCGATGGCCAAGTTGCGCGCCGCCGCGGCCGAAGTGCCCGGCGATGCGCAGATGCTGGCCTCGGTCGGGCGCGAATGGATCGCGCTGGGCCAGCCCGACACCGGCCTGAAGCTGGTCACGGACTGGCTCGACGCGCATCCGGACGATCCCGCCATCGACGTGCGCCTGCGCTATGGCGAACTGCTGGCCGCGGCCGGGCGCGACGATGCGCTGCGCGCGTGGATCGCCGACGTGCGCGCGCGTCCCGGCCTGGACGTCGCGCAGCGCGAGGAGCTCGACGATCAGTCGCTGCGGCTGGCAGTGCGCCACAGCGACCGCCTGATTGCCGAGGGCGATTTCGCCGGGGCCCAGCGCACGCTGATGGCCGTGCCCGCGGCACAGCAGCGCGAGCGCCGCTGGCTGCTGGCGCTGGCCGACCTGCGCGAGGCCCGCGGCGACTATGCCGGCGCCGCCGACGCCGCGCGCCAGGTGCTGGCGGCCAACCCCGGGGACGCCGGCGCGCGGCTGATGGTGGCCAACATGCTGGAGCGCCAGGGCGACGAGAAGCAGGCGCTGGAGCTCGTGCGCGCGGTGCTCGCCGATACCCCGGAGGACGATATCGACACGCGCCTGTCGATCGCGCGCCGCTTCACCGCGATGCGGCGCGAGGACGAAGCGCTGGCGGTGGTCGACCCGCTGCGCCAGCGCTATCCCGGGCGCGCCGACATCACGGTGCAGGCCGGGCGCATTGCGCAGTCGCGCGGCGATTTCGACGGGGCCGCGGCGCTGTACCGCGAGGCGCGCGTGCTGGAGCAGCGCGAAGGCGCCGGCCCGGACACCGGAGATCCCGAGGGCACCGCGGCCGGCCGCGCGCTGGCCTCGCTCGAAGCCCGGCGCGAAGGCCAGGTGGCCTCGGCGGTGCTGTTCTCGCACAAGAGCGGCGACCCCGGCATCTCGCGCCTGCTGGCGACCGAGATCCCGCTGTACGTGCGCATTCCGCACCGCTACACCGGCCATGCCTTCTTCCATGCCGACACGGTGCTGCTCGACGCCGGCACGCTGCCGGCCGACAACCTGTCCGCCTCGCGCGACTTCGGGCGCATCCGCGCGCTCGGCAATACCGGCCTGGCGCCCATCGGCCAGAACGACCGCGGCGTGGCGCTGGCCGCCGGCTACGAGTTCGACGGCGCCTACAACAGCTGGCGTGCCGACATCGGCACCACGCCGCTGGGCTTCGCGCGGCAGAACCTGGTCGGCGGACTGCGCTGGCGCGGCGAGATGGGGCCGGCATCGACCACCATCGACGTGTCGCGGCGCGCCGTCACCAGCAGCCTGGTGTCGTACGCCGGCGCCACCGATCCCGCCCATGTCGACCCGTCCACCGGTGCGGTCACGCCCGCGGCCACCTGGGGCGGCGTGGTGCGCAACGGCGTGCATGTCCGCTACGCGCGCGACGTGGGGAGATTCGGCCTGTTCGCCGATCTCGGCTACGGCGTCTACACCGGCCACAATGTGCTGACCAACCGCGAGTTCACCGTGCGCACCGGCTTCGACGTGCCCGTGTTCGTGCGGCGCGACCAGCGCCTGACCAGCGGACTGGTGCTGAACTACTGGCGCTACAGCGAGAACCAGCGCTACTACAGCTTCGGCCACGGCGGCTACTACAGCCCGCAGCGCTACCTGTCGTTCGGCATCCCGCTGGACTGGACCGGGCGCCGCGACAAGCTGTCGTGGCGCGTGCGCGGCTCGGTGGGGCTGTCGAGCACGTACGAGAAGTCGATGCCGTACTACCCGACCGATTCGCGGCTGCAGGCGCTCTCCGGCAATGCCACCTATGACGGCGGCTCCGGCGGCGGCTTCAGCTACACCATCGGCGCGGCGATCGAGTACCGCTTCGCGCCGCACTGGATCGCCGGCGCGGTGTTCGAGATCGACCGCTCGCGCGACTACGCGCCCAACCGCGCGCAGGCCTACGTGCGCTATTTCTTCGACAAGCAGCAGGGCGCCGTGCCCTACCCGCCCACCCCGGTGCGGCCGTATTCGACGTACTAAGCCCACAGACTGAGCCAGCTACCCGCCCACGCCATGAACGACGCCATCCGCCCCACCGCCCCGCCGCCGCGCACGCGCAAGAAGCCGCGCGCCTGGCTGCAGGCGCGCCCGGCGCTGGCCATCGATGCGCTGCCGCCGGCACTGGCGGCGCTCGAGCCGGCCGCCGTGCACGTGGTCTACGCCGATGCCACGCCCGCCTGCGACGCGCTGTTCTGGCAGAGCTCGGCGCGGCTGCTGCGCGCGCGCACCACGGTGCTGTCCCCGCGCCAGCCGGCGGCAATCGCCGACATGCTGCGCGCGCACGGGCTCGACATCGAACGCTCGCGCACGCTGCATCCGCGCGCCAACGTCTGCACGCTGCGCGGCGTGCCCGAGCGCAGCGGCATCGGCGTGCTGACCGAAGCGCTGCAGGCCGTGGTGGACCAGTGCGGCGCGCAGGGCAGCCAGTTCCTGGTGGAAGGCGCGCAGGGGTATTTCCGCTGGGACGACCCGGTCGCGCTGGCCGATGACGGCGAGCTGCTGGCGCAATGGTGCAGCGCCAGCGGCTGCGGCGTGCTGCTGGTGATGGCGCCGCCCGGCGGCGCCGAGGCGCTGCAGCTGCCGTCGCTGGCGGGTTTCCACCGGCATTTCGCCGGCGTGGCGCGGCTGGCGCAGCAGCACGGGCACTTTGTCTGGGAAGTCGGCTTCTGGCGCCACAAGGACGCGATCCTGCCGTCGGAGACGGTGCCGCTGCGCTTCTCGCCCGTGGACGGCGGCCTGGTCGCCGGCAGCAGCGCGGATGCTGCCATCGCACCCGGCGAGGCCCCCACGCTGCTGGCCCCCGACGAGGACCGCATCATCGTCAGCCGCCCGGCCGTGCTGCGCGAACGCTGGATCCCTGCGCACTGGCAGGTGGTCGACGACAACGCCGCCGCGGTGGCGGCCGCGGCCGGTGCGGTCGCGGCCACCGTGGTGCTGCACTACGGCCAGATCGCCGATCTGGAGACGCTGGCCGGCCAGGTGCACCAGCTGCGCCACGACGGCGGCAAGGCGCTCAAGATCGTGGTGCGCGAGGATCACGAGATCCTGCGCCAGCGCTACGAGCTGCTGATCATGACGCTGGGCGCCAGCCTGGTGATCCACCGCAACACGCCGTTCGCCCGCGTGCAGACCATGATCGAGTCGATCCAGGGCCAGGTGTTCTCGCGCCCGATCCTGCCCGACTACAGGCAGGCGCTGTCCGCGGTGGTCGCCACCGCCGCCACCGGCTACGTGCCGCCCGCCGACTTTATCTCGCTGGTGCGGGCCACGCTCGAGCGCAGCAGCGTGATCCGGCTGCCGCACGTGCTGCTGGAGCTGCCGCTGCTGCCCGAGGTGGCGCATGTCGACGCGCTGCGCGCGTGCCAGATGCAGGATGCCGGCGACCTGTGCAGCGCCGGCAGCAACGCGGTCTACGCCTTCTTCTTCGCCTGCCGCATGGAGAACGTCGAGACCGCGTGCCGCCATGTGTTCGTGCGGCCGATGTCCGAGCTGTTCGGCGGCGAGCTGCGCTGCGGCGATGCCGAATCGATCCTGGGCTCGCTCAAGCGTCTCGAAGCCGATATCGCGCAGCGCCCGGTGCAGGACTACAGCGGCTGGCTGGCCAGCCAGCCCGCTCCGTCACCCATCGCGGCGCCGGCGGAACTGGCGCCGCTGGACGCGCCGATCCCGCTGCCGGCGACCGCGCGCGGGCGCCGTGGCCGGCGCGCGCAGCCGCAGGCCTTTGCCATCCCGCTGAAGCCGCGACGCCAGGCATGACCGACAGGAAACCAACATGGACTTGTTTCTCGGCTATTTCATCTGGGGACTGATCCTGGCCGTGCCGGTGGCCTGGGTCGTCTGGCACTTCCGGCTGCTGCGCCTGCTGCCGCGCTGGCGCCTGCCGCGCGCGCGCCGCGCGGTGCGGCTGCCGCCCCAACTGCAGCCGGTGGTGATCCGCGGCCGGCGCTGGCGTGAAGCGCGCGGAGAGCGCGAATGAAGACCGTCGCCATCGTCTCGACCGTCGGCGGCGCGGGCCGCACCACCGTCACCGCCGAACTCGCGACGCTGCTGGCCTGGCACGGCCATCCGGCGCTGGCGGTCGAATGCGACCCGCGCGGCGTGCTTGGCTTCCACTTCGGCCTGCGCGCGCCCGCCAGCGCAGGCTTGTGCAACAGCGCCCAGTGGAATGAAGCGGGGCTGCGCAGCGACGACGGCGTGCTGTTCGTGCCGTGGGGCGATCCCGGCAGCGCCGCCGAGCAAGGCCGCATGGCCGCGTGGATGGAGAGCGACCCGCACTGGCTGCGTGGCCTGCTGGCCCAGGTCGACCTGCCGGCCAATGCGCTGGCGCTGGTCGACAGCGCGCCGTGGCCGTCGCCGCATGCGCGCCAGGCGATCGCCGCGGCGGATCTCGTGCTGGTGCTGGTGCCGCCGCAGCCGCAGACCTGCGCCACGCTGCCGCCGCTGCGCGCGGCGCTGCGCGAGAGCGGCGCCGCCGTGGCCTGCGCGGTCACGCGGCTGCAGCCGGCGCGCCAGCTCCATACCGATATCTCGGTGCTGCTGCGCGCCACGCTCGACGGCGAGCTGCTGCCGTATGAAGTGCACGAGGACGCCGCCGTGCCCGAAGCCTTTGCCCGCGGCGAAAGCTTCTGCCGCAGCACGCCGTACTCGCAGGCGGCGCATGACCTGCAGGGGCTGGCCTCGTGGGTATCGGGCTGGAGCCTGCTGGCCGTGCGCGGCAAGGCCGGACCCGAAAGCGTGCGCGACATGGGCGCCCAGCGGATGGCCACCGAGACCGAGCGGACATGATGCGCGCGCTGCTGCCCCTGCCGCTGCGCCGGCGCGCGGCCGACTGGCTGCAGATGCTGCGCCGCGCGCTGGCGCGCGAGCTGGGCGTGGCCGCCGAGGCCCCGCTCAGCCTGTGGCTGCTGCGCATGTTCTTCCGCACGCCGCCGCGCGGGCGCCCGGACGTGGCGCTGCTTGCCGCCAACTGGGTGCGGCGGCGCCTGCGCCAGCGCCTGGAGATCCCGCGCCACCAGCACGGCCCGGGCATCTGGCTGAGCCGGGCACTGCTGCGGCCGCCGCGCGCACTGGTACCGCTCGCCGCCGGCGTGCACCAGCGCCGCAAGCCGCAGGCGCCGCCCGAGCCCAGCGCACTGCGCCGCTGGTTCCGCGGCTGGCTCGACCCGGTCTACTTCCGCGCCAAGCGGCTGCGCCGGCGACTGCTGGCGCGGCTGCCGGGCATCGACTGGAACCGCGTGGGACAGCGCCTCGAGTCGCTGTCGCCCACGTTGTCCGGCGTGCCGTGGCTGATGCCGGCGCTGCTGGCGCTGGCCGCCGCCGCGGGCATCCTGCTGTGCACCACGCCGCTGCCGCTGCGCGACCAGTTCCTGCTGGTCACGCTGATCATCGCCGGCCTGCTGGTGCTGCGCCGCATCCCGGGCCGCGCCGCCACGCTGACCATGGCCGCGCTGTCGGTGCTGATGGCCGGCCGCTATATCTGGTGGCGCATCACCACCACGCTGCAGTTCGAGAACGTGCCCGAAGCGGTCTTCGGCTACCTGCTGTTCGCGGCCGAGTTCTATACCTGGATTGTGCTGTTCCTGGGCTACGTGCAGACCATCTGGCCGCTCAACCGGCAACCGGCGCCGCTGCCGGCCGATACCGCGAGCTGGCCCACCGTCGACGTGCTGATCCCCACCTACAACGAACCGCTGCGAGTGCTGCAGCCCACCGTCTATGCCGCGCTGGGACTGGACTGGCCGCAGGACAAGCTGCACATCTATATCCTCGACGATGGCGGCCGCGATGAAGTGCGCGACTTCGCCCGCGACGCCGGCGTGGGCTACCTGGCGCGCACCGAGCACGCGCATGCCAAGGCCGGCAATATCAATGCGGCGCTGCGGCACACGCAGGGCGAGTACGTCGCGATCTTCGACTGCGACCACATGCCGGTGCGCTCGTTCCTGCAGGTGACCATGGGCGAGTTCATCGCCGATCCCAAATGCGCGATGGTGCAGACACCGCACCACTTCTTCTCGCCGGACCCGTTCGAGCGCAACTTCGACACCTTCCGCCGCGTGCCCAACGAAGGCAGCCTGTTCTACGGGCTGATCCAGGACGGCAACGACTTCTGGAATGCCACGTTCTTCTGCGGCTCGTGCGCGGTGATCAAGCGCGCGCCGCTGGAAGAAGTCGGCGGCATCGCGGTCGAGACCGTGACCGAGGACGCCCACACCGCGCTGAAACTGCATCGCCGCGGCTACAACAGCGCCTATATCCGCATCGTGCAGGCCGCCGGGCTCGCCACCGAGAACCTCGCCGGCCATATCGGCCAGCGCATCCGCTGGGCGCGCGGCATGGCGCAGATCTTCCGCATCGACAATCCCATGTTCGGCAAGGGCCTGCACCTGTTCCAGCGCCTGTGCTACACCAATGCGATGCTGCACTTCTTCTACGGCGTGCCGCGGCTGATCTTCCTGACCATGCCGATCGCGTACCTGTGTTTCGGGCTGCATGTGATCCACACCTCGGCGGTGCTGATCATGGCCTACGTGCTGCCCTACCTGTTCGTCGCCAACATCACCAACTCGCGCCTGCAGGGGCGCTACCGGCATTCGTTCTGGGCGGAGGTCTATGAATCGGTGCTGGCGTGGTACATCGTGCTGCCGACCACGATGGCGTTCATCAACCCGAAGCTGGGCAAGTTCAATGTCACGGCCAAGGGCGGACAGATCCGCGAGGAATACCTGGACTGGACCATTTCCAAGCCTTACCTGGTGCTGCTGGCGCTGAACGTGGTCGCCCTGCTGCTGGGCTGCGGGCGCATCCTGTTCGATCCCGCCTTCGAACCCTCGGCGATCATCATGAACCTGGGCTGGGCGCTGGCCAACCTGGTGATGCTGGGCGCAGCCATCGGCGTGGCGCGCGAGGCGCGCCAGGTGCGCGTGTCGCACCGCATCCCGATGCGCGTGCCGGCGACGCTGCTGCTGCCCGACGGCCGCACGCTCGCCTGCAAGACCGACAACTATTCGCTCGGCGGACTGGGCCTGGCGCTGCCGGTGGAGGCCAGGGTCGAGCCCGGCACGCACGTGGGCGTGTGCCTGTCGCGCGGCACCCGCAGCTACCATTTCCCGGCGGTGGTGACGCGCAATGTCGAGCGGCAGATGGGCGTGCGCTTCGACGGCATGGACGCGCGCACCGAGCAGCAGCTGGTCCAGTGCACCTTCGGCCGCGCCGACGCCTGGATCCACTGGGTCGACGAGCAGCCGGCGGACGTGCCGCTGCGCGGCCTCAAGGAAGTGATCGAGATGGGCTACCAGGGGCTGCTGCGGCTGGTCGATGCGTTGCGCGGCGCCACCACGGCGCTGGCCGGGCGCGTGCGCCCGCGCCGGCTCTGACCTTACACACAACGGCAACGCGGCAACGCCACGCTTCGGACCATGGGCATCTGGAACCTCTACTTCATCGCCAAGCTGTACCTGGCCTTTATCGGCCGGCTGCATCCGCAATGGCTGCTGAACCTGCTGTTCGCGCTGGTGCTGGCGGTGCGCATCCGCCATCCGGCGCTGTCCGCGCTGCGGCACGTGCTGGCGGTGGTGGCGGGCGCCGCGCTGATGTACCGGGAATCGGACCTGCCGCCGTTCTCGCGCGTGGTGTCGCAGTTCAGCAACCTGCAGGCGTTTACGCCCGCGTACATGCTGGAACTGGCGCAGCGCGTGATCACGCGCGAGATGCTGCTGGTGGCGCTGGCGGCGCTGGTGGTCTTCTGGCTCGTGAACCGCTGGGTGCGGGTGACGACGCTGGTGCTGGGCGCGCTGGTCGCGGTGCC belongs to Cupriavidus taiwanensis and includes:
- a CDS encoding cellulose synthase subunit BcsC-related outer membrane protein → MEDRMPGALNPLLLPALFGAAALAPLAAAPALAEQAQQAARPSPEVAQLLSAARMWEAKNRTDMARGILDKALLIDPGQPDALMLMGLIELRSNRPLEAEKILRRLRQAHPGHPATLELEDAWRIATRDKAEMARIRLLARAGKSDEAIARLRRLFPRGAPRGELATDYYRILAGTPAGRSATIAELRTRVRQEPDDLRLQMALASLLTDREATRQEGLGILQRIARRPDGDRKGALEMWRRTLYNVSDDPAYYRWYEAYLQEVPDDDAARQTLAELGKHAGARQREQASPADQAYQARREGEKQLARGNVREAETALESANRKRRNEGETLGNLGLVRLRQGRHDEARALFTRAAALDTGNRGKWRSLQGTATFWGTLARAREANAQGKPAQAEALARQALQQQPDNANARAILADALIAQDQPAEAERLLRANLAGPEPDIGSLRTLVRVLNESGRSDQAGPLIDSTASRLKGSSEALRSLRAELLALQGEQLLAQRKQSPALARLEESIRLAPQDPWTRFTLARAYRDLGLPALGRRVMDEGVAAAGAAQSPQSTEMRYAAALYLNSVDDIDAATALMAGVPDAERSDGMRRLAGNLAAQRLLREARQLSAQGREDEAMAKLRAAAAEVPGDAQMLASVGREWIALGQPDTGLKLVTDWLDAHPDDPAIDVRLRYGELLAAAGRDDALRAWIADVRARPGLDVAQREELDDQSLRLAVRHSDRLIAEGDFAGAQRTLMAVPAAQQRERRWLLALADLREARGDYAGAADAARQVLAANPGDAGARLMVANMLERQGDEKQALELVRAVLADTPEDDIDTRLSIARRFTAMRREDEALAVVDPLRQRYPGRADITVQAGRIAQSRGDFDGAAALYREARVLEQREGAGPDTGDPEGTAAGRALASLEARREGQVASAVLFSHKSGDPGISRLLATEIPLYVRIPHRYTGHAFFHADTVLLDAGTLPADNLSASRDFGRIRALGNTGLAPIGQNDRGVALAAGYEFDGAYNSWRADIGTTPLGFARQNLVGGLRWRGEMGPASTTIDVSRRAVTSSLVSYAGATDPAHVDPSTGAVTPAATWGGVVRNGVHVRYARDVGRFGLFADLGYGVYTGHNVLTNREFTVRTGFDVPVFVRRDQRLTSGLVLNYWRYSENQRYYSFGHGGYYSPQRYLSFGIPLDWTGRRDKLSWRVRGSVGLSSTYEKSMPYYPTDSRLQALSGNATYDGGSGGGFSYTIGAAIEYRFAPHWIAGAVFEIDRSRDYAPNRAQAYVRYFFDKQQGAVPYPPTPVRPYSTY
- the bcsE gene encoding cellulose biosynthesis protein BcsE, coding for MNDAIRPTAPPPRTRKKPRAWLQARPALAIDALPPALAALEPAAVHVVYADATPACDALFWQSSARLLRARTTVLSPRQPAAIADMLRAHGLDIERSRTLHPRANVCTLRGVPERSGIGVLTEALQAVVDQCGAQGSQFLVEGAQGYFRWDDPVALADDGELLAQWCSASGCGVLLVMAPPGGAEALQLPSLAGFHRHFAGVARLAQQHGHFVWEVGFWRHKDAILPSETVPLRFSPVDGGLVAGSSADAAIAPGEAPTLLAPDEDRIIVSRPAVLRERWIPAHWQVVDDNAAAVAAAAGAVAATVVLHYGQIADLETLAGQVHQLRHDGGKALKIVVREDHEILRQRYELLIMTLGASLVIHRNTPFARVQTMIESIQGQVFSRPILPDYRQALSAVVATAATGYVPPADFISLVRATLERSSVIRLPHVLLELPLLPEVAHVDALRACQMQDAGDLCSAGSNAVYAFFFACRMENVETACRHVFVRPMSELFGGELRCGDAESILGSLKRLEADIAQRPVQDYSGWLASQPAPSPIAAPAELAPLDAPIPLPATARGRRGRRAQPQAFAIPLKPRRQA
- the bcsQ gene encoding cellulose biosynthesis protein BcsQ, with product MKTVAIVSTVGGAGRTTVTAELATLLAWHGHPALAVECDPRGVLGFHFGLRAPASAGLCNSAQWNEAGLRSDDGVLFVPWGDPGSAAEQGRMAAWMESDPHWLRGLLAQVDLPANALALVDSAPWPSPHARQAIAAADLVLVLVPPQPQTCATLPPLRAALRESGAAVACAVTRLQPARQLHTDISVLLRATLDGELLPYEVHEDAAVPEAFARGESFCRSTPYSQAAHDLQGLASWVSGWSLLAVRGKAGPESVRDMGAQRMATETERT
- the bcsA gene encoding UDP-forming cellulose synthase catalytic subunit, with amino-acid sequence MRALLPLPLRRRAADWLQMLRRALARELGVAAEAPLSLWLLRMFFRTPPRGRPDVALLAANWVRRRLRQRLEIPRHQHGPGIWLSRALLRPPRALVPLAAGVHQRRKPQAPPEPSALRRWFRGWLDPVYFRAKRLRRRLLARLPGIDWNRVGQRLESLSPTLSGVPWLMPALLALAAAAGILLCTTPLPLRDQFLLVTLIIAGLLVLRRIPGRAATLTMAALSVLMAGRYIWWRITTTLQFENVPEAVFGYLLFAAEFYTWIVLFLGYVQTIWPLNRQPAPLPADTASWPTVDVLIPTYNEPLRVLQPTVYAALGLDWPQDKLHIYILDDGGRDEVRDFARDAGVGYLARTEHAHAKAGNINAALRHTQGEYVAIFDCDHMPVRSFLQVTMGEFIADPKCAMVQTPHHFFSPDPFERNFDTFRRVPNEGSLFYGLIQDGNDFWNATFFCGSCAVIKRAPLEEVGGIAVETVTEDAHTALKLHRRGYNSAYIRIVQAAGLATENLAGHIGQRIRWARGMAQIFRIDNPMFGKGLHLFQRLCYTNAMLHFFYGVPRLIFLTMPIAYLCFGLHVIHTSAVLIMAYVLPYLFVANITNSRLQGRYRHSFWAEVYESVLAWYIVLPTTMAFINPKLGKFNVTAKGGQIREEYLDWTISKPYLVLLALNVVALLLGCGRILFDPAFEPSAIIMNLGWALANLVMLGAAIGVAREARQVRVSHRIPMRVPATLLLPDGRTLACKTDNYSLGGLGLALPVEARVEPGTHVGVCLSRGTRSYHFPAVVTRNVERQMGVRFDGMDARTEQQLVQCTFGRADAWIHWVDEQPADVPLRGLKEVIEMGYQGLLRLVDALRGATTALAGRVRPRRL